Proteins encoded together in one Benincasa hispida cultivar B227 chromosome 1, ASM972705v1, whole genome shotgun sequence window:
- the LOC120090899 gene encoding pathogen-related protein-like — protein sequence MESIKMSPEETITVVDKYRVFLNLKDPTIQWRNGKPPTYESLNKFFEDGRTKEWPKGSLEETVQNIIKSSQMEFAHKTRLQDFETINPQKFNFFVNGREGLSGEETMELGVFNALLKNSLPEKFHYFKVEEETFESTRNDFKTCFPRGFAFEVMEVYSPPPLIAYKFRHWGFFEGPYKTHSPTGQLVQFYGLGILKVNLSMKIEEVHIYYDPTELLGGLLKGKNTASESKTQHNNDKDLATSVGCPFSKAQ from the exons ATGGAATCTATTAAGATGAGCCCTGAAGAAACCATTACTGTTGTTGATAAGTACAGAGTTTTCTTGAATTTGAAGGATCCTACCATTCAGTGGAGGAATGGAAAGCCCCCAACTTATGAAAGTCTTAACAAGTTCTTTGAGGATGGAAGAACCaag GAGTGGCCAAAAGGATCTCTTGAAGAAACAGtgcaaaatattataaaatcatCGCAAATGGAGTTCGCTCACAAGACTAGATTACAGGATTTCGAGACCATAAACCCTCAGAAATTCAACTTTTTTGTCAATG GTAGGGAGGGGCTATCAGGTGAAGAAACAATGGAACTTGGAGTCTTCAATGCATTGCTGAAGAATTCCTTACCAGAGAAGTTTCATTATTTCAAAGTAGAGGAAGAGACATTTGAATCAACCCGTAATGACTTCAAGACTTGTTTTCCAAGAGGATTTGCATTCGAAGTTATGGAGGTTTATTCACCTCCTCCTTTGATTGCTTACAAATTTAGGCATTGGGGTTTCTTTGAAGGTCCTTACAAAACCCATTCTCCAACTGGTCAATTGGTTCAATTCTATGGCTTGGGAATTCTCAAG GTAAATTTATcaatgaagattgaagaagttCATATCTATTATGATCCAACGGAGCTACTTGGAGGTCTTCTGAAAGGCAAAAACACTGCCTCGGAATCCAAAACTCAACACAACAATGACAAAGATTTGGCTACTTCAGTTGGCTGTCCATTCTCCAAGGCTCAATAA